ACATGACCAACACCAACAGTAACCATTTACGCATCTTCATGCGATCTATTTTTCGATTCATAAATTATTCCTCCTTTTTGAAAGTCCATTTTTGAACTGATTACCAGTGGGGTGACCACGAAGGCAACTCACCATCATACCTCAATTCGCCATCTTGAACGTCCAGGCGTGTCACAGAGACCTGAGGCATTTTGGCGATCCCATCGGTCAAGTAAACATCTATATCATGCTCGTAGCGGTTGGCCAGAGCAGTCAAAGGAGCGCGCCCTAGTTCTACTCTAGATATCTGCAGGTCGACCTGGTTGTTGACCACCGCTCCTTGTGCACGAGCATAGAAAGGCATATCCCTGTTCAAAATCAAATCGGTCGCGAAGTTGTCAAAAGCCTCAGCGGAAATGCCCGTTCGAACTGCAAACCCACGTAATTTATCCGCATCAACCATGCCGGAAACTTCGGCGCTGCCGTCAGGATTAAAGCGCGTCTGCACATCGTATAGGGGCCAGTTATACCAGCTGCCTGTTTGCAGTAAACTGGTAAACTCTTCCGAGGAAAATCCAGTGTTTACGGCAACCGGCTCAAAATTTATGGTACTTAGCCTTTCCCAGGCTTCTTGTTCATTCTCACTGGTCAGTATGATGTCTGCTGGGTTTTCTAACCTCATCCCAGATAGCTTCCCCCGGACGCTCTGCAAATTCTCGTAGTATTCCGGACGCACCCCTAAGTCCCGCGGGCGGTTACTGCCTAGTATATCGGATACACCCGGGATTATGCCTATATAACCTAGTAATAAAACCGGCACAATTATTATGAAAAGCAAAAGAATCAGCAGTTTGCGCAATACAATCACTCCCCTGTTAGTTTGTACTTATTTTACCAGCAATGGCACAAAAAAATATCACCCAAAAGGGTGATATTTGATAATTCATTAAAAAAGAAGAAAAAAGTCTGCAACATTTTTGTAGCTTAGATCAATCATCTACTTAGCGATCAAAACATTTTTTTATGCTTAGTTTTTATTCTTTTTTTAAACGCTTCTTGAATAAGTTCGGACCTATTGTTATCAAATAAGGAAATCTGTTTATATTCGGGACAAAATTCTTCAAGCATCTTTTCTTCTAAATCTTGATGAGAGATCAAGTCACCACTGGCTAGAATGTGGTAAATATTTATACCTCGTCTAACAAAAAAAGGACTTAAGAGAAAACTTCTGTGACACCTGGTGGGGTCTTTTTCAGCACATAACAAAGCTACATTTTTCCCCATTTCAGTCTCATTATAAATCCTTTTAAACCCTTTATCTATATTAAGCGAATCATTAGGACTTCGCTTTCCTCCCATTATATCTCCTAAAAAAATATATTCATATTCTTCATTTTCTAGATTCTTTTTTAAACTTTCTCGATTATACTGTTTAACAAATTTGCTAAAAGGATTTCTTCTTACATCTGCTACTACTTGGATATTATGTAATTTTAATAATTCTATTAAATTTTCAGTAGGATGATTTGAGTGACCTAAGGTATAAATAAACTTAATAATTATTACTCCTTCCTTTTTAGTTTAAATCATGTCATTTGGAACTTTTACTAGAAAGGTTTTACCTCAACTGGTAATAGACATGTCTTTTAACCTTCAATATATCAGTCACTTTTATAATAAATACTCTTCTGCCTTTTTCGCCAAATGTAAAGGTGCAGGTAAAGTAGTAGAATCTTCATAATGTACTGACATAGCCCTTAACCTGTGTATTACAGTACTCCATTCTAGAGAACTGTCTTCTGGTGATATAATAGCGGGTAGAATCTCTAGTATCTTATTAGCCTGAAAAGTCTTTTGAGGGCTTTTAATTTTAGAAATTTTACCAGATATCCCTTTTTGGGTCTTTCCTTTTGGGGGTATACTCCAATATATTCCTTTGTTTACCTCAAATACGCCAGAGGTAAAGCCAGTTTCTCTATTATTGTTTTCACCATACCACGTTGGTGTTTCTTTGCCAGCACGCACTCGAATTATTCTAAGATCTGGGCAATCATTCTTTGACTTTAGATGTTTTGGGTTATCAAAATAAAGCTCATTTGACCTTATGTTTTTATCTTGTACCCATTTCCAATACCGTCTTATGTTAGATGCCTCAATTAAAACAAGAGAAGGGCCAGCATTAACTGCATCATTGTTAATAACTTTGCTTATAAATTCGATTATTTTTTTATCATCTAACTTTTTATCAGCTTTATATTTAGCTAGATCAATTAAACCTTCACGATAATTTTTCCAGCCTTCAGAACCGGGGTAGCTTATTTTCACTTCAGTTTTTCCAGTATGCATATATACTGCTACTGGAATTTTTGCACTTTCACCTTTCTTTCCTTTTCTTCTATTTAGATTTATTAGGCAAATAGCAAATATTGAATATTCTTCAGGCAACTTACTATCATTAGATTTTAACATAACATGAGGTGGTGATATCAAAACCCCTAGTTGCCTTATCAAGTCTAAAACTGCATTTTCGCTTCTTTCTATTAAATTATTTTTTTTATCTTCAGCTTCTCTATATTCAGGAGTAATAAACTGAGAAACCCTTTTGGTTTTAGCTAACCCTTTACGCAAAGCAGATTTTGGATCACTTTTGCCAAAGTAATCTTTATCATCTAACTCAATTAGTGTTCCTGTAGGCACTTGAGGAAAGGAGGCCTTTTTAGTTATTTTATTTATTCTCTCAGTTTCTGATTTCTTAAAGGAATTTTTGTCTAACTTATCAGCCCAATCTCCGATTTCCCTTTTATTTATAAATACTTTAATTTCCGGAGTTTTATAAACTCCATTTATATCTGTTTGATAATCTTTAAGTCCTAAAATTGAAATAATAGATTTTTCAAGGGCATTTTTAGTAACATCAGTCTGGTGTAAAATTTCAAAATTTAATTCACCACCTATATTATCTGCTAATTCCTGTCTAAGCTCACTATGCTTAGGCTCGACTCTTTTACTGCTATCTTTTTTATAGTTATCTTCATCCTCGAATTCTTTTGTACTCAAATTTTTAGGTGCAATCCTTAAAGGTGTAGAGCTAGTTACTATTTTTCGTCTATTTAACTCAAAATTTTCTTTGAATGATTCTAATTCAGAAAACACATTATCTATTTGCTCAAAAATTTCTTTTTTATCCTTTAAACTCAAACCTGTTCCAACTCTATGCTTTATTTCAGTTAAAGCATTGCCATAAACGATAGCAGCAGTAGGATCATTATTATACAAGTAATGACCAGGGTCTCTAATTAACTCATTTGGCTCTGGCAATTTAGTATTCAAGGTGAGGTTTGATAGAATTTTATTGATTTTATTCCCCCAACTCACTTTCCCTTCACCGTAGTTTTCTAGATATAAGCTTGTTTCAGTAAAACCTGGCGACTGTTTTTCATCATACCAATAAGCGGAAGACTTCAAATAAGTTGTTATATGTTCTTTAGAAGGTAATTTAATATACCCGTTATTTTGAAGACTAGTAGTAACCCATCTTTTAATACCTGGGTTAACTAAAATAACTGGTTTTTCATAATAAGGAATTGTTTCTACAGAAAATGTCAAAAAGAACGAATAAGAAAACTCATTCTTGCTACTTTTATAAATGATCGGTGGCCAGGAAACTAGTGTCGATGGGTCACACTGTTCAAAATTGAGAATTTTATCATTCAGATACAATTTTTGGCCTATTAATTTGTTGCACAAATATGATGGGACACTTTTGAAATAATAAGATCTTGGATTTGCAGTACCATTTTCATGAGTATTTGTGTTAAATAGGCTTGTATATTCTTTTTCCCAGTTTAATTCAGTTGTATCAATAAGTTCATGAATAATTTTAACCCTGTCTGGCTTAGTATTATTAAATTCTGCATTAATCCATGCTTTAATGACTTCACGAAATCGCTCTAAGTTTATCTCACGACTTGAGATAATCCAATAATTATCTTTTTTAAAAGCATTTTTATTCACATCAATTATCTCAGGGAATAATGCTCTGATAACAGAGTTTAAGGATTTTATTGGTATATTATAATCTTTTCCAGTTTCTAGCTGATATATGGATTTTAGCTTTTCTTTCCATTTTTCAGGTAGGAATAAAACATAAAAATCTATATAAACATCAGCATCTTTTGATGGAACAAATGATAAAGGAATTAATTTGTTACCACTACTCATCTTTTATCCCCCTCATATTTTCAAGTGCCTCAGCCAAAGGATCATACAAGGCATTAGCAATCTTTATTTCATATTGACTGATATTATCTTCTTTAGCATATTTACCTAGATATGGTCGTAATACCTCTTTGATTCCTACAAGTAAACTGGTTTCAGAGGTGTCTTTCCCCTCTTCTTTTGCCGTGTTTGGAGCAAAAGATGCATCACTGAAATAAACTTTAGCTGGCTGACCTCCTCTAATTAACCTGCCTATAACCTGCCAAATAAGGACTAATTGAGTCCAGCATAAAGCTTCACGATCATTCTTAGACAAAGACTTAAAATCTTTATATTTACTTAAACGCGTTTGCCATATCTTAGTTGCCTCACGTCTGAATTCTTTTCCAACATTTCCAACGTTATATATTTCCCATTTGTTTTGAGTTTGTCTTCTATTTATTGCCCAGTGGTTAAGATACAAAACATCTTGCATAATGTCAGTAGGAACAGGCATTGGACGTACTAAAAAATAAGCTGTCCCAAAGGCTGCTACATTATCCTTATTCAATATGTTATGACCTCTTTCAAGAGCCAGCAACGGAGCTACCAAGATTTTTGCTTCATAGGTTGCAAATTTATCAACTTCTCCTCTTCTAATTACTGTCCCATCAAAATCTACCTGATCATCCTTTATCAGTTTGCAAATTTTATCTTCAGACCAGATGCGAGTAGCATCAAGTTGTTTTTTGACTATACTAGCTTCTTCATAGCTTCCAACCAATAATAATATTCTCTTTCTATCTTCATCCAAGTTATCTAGTTCCTCTTCTAATTTGCATTTATTATTTAATGATTGATCTGTAAGATAGTTGATTAACCTTTCAAGGTTATTTTCCCGTTCAATCCCTGATTTTCCTGAAACACTTATAGGCTCGCCATCTTGAGTACAACCAGGTTCAAAAATAAAGTTACTCTTTTTGATAGCTTCTAATTCTTCATTAGGTGATTTTAATATACCGTTTGGTTTAATTTGCACATGATAAGCAGGTGATTTTGGCGCCCAGCTAGTTCCAGACATTAAAAGTGTATGAGGACCATATATCTCTTCTGATTTAACAAACAGGTTATGAAAATTTAGTAACAGTTCTCTCCCAACTCCCATAGCTCTAAATGCTAACAATTTCCCTACTTTTTTGTTTTTATTATCGAATTGGGGGCCATTATCGAAATATTTAAAGCCAAAAACATTTCCTTGTGGAGCTTCTGGAACTAAAGGTATGTAATCCCATAATGTATTTTTAAAGAACTCTAAGTTTTCAGCAACCAAATTGAACTCTTCTTCTGCTAAATCCCAGTCCCTTAAAATTGTCCAAAGCGATCTCTCTAATACAGCTAAAGTAATTATAAACTTTAATTTGGTCAGGATAGAATAGAAATTTTCTTTATTAATATTAGCACTAGTTATATCATACATAGTCAACCAATCAACAAACTTATGTTGTAAAAGGTTTGAGTTAGTACCAAGAAAGGTAAAAGCAGCAGTTTCATTAAGTAAACCTGGATTTTCAACTCTCTCTCCAAAGGGGTCTCTTCTAAAACTTTCGAGCTGAGCTTCCATATTTTCAGTATTAGCATTAAAATCATTTTGTTCTTTTTCAAGCTTTATTTCTTCTATAAACTTCTCTATTAACCACTGTGTAGTAAAAAATTCCCCCCGCACCCATTTTTTTAGAGTAACGTTATCATTAAGCATGGTATGAACATTATTAACAGCGCCTTGAATATTTTGGTGATTACGATACCAATTATTAATATCTCTGTGAAGTAGTTGAGCTCTACCATAGGTATAAAACGATGTTTCAACTTCATTGCCTAGCTGGTTTAACCATGAAATGCGAGTTTCATCTGCTAACATTTGTTCTGATGTAAAAAAACTATCTAGCTGTAATTGTACTCTGTCAGCCTCATCAAATACAACTACGTCTGATTTTCTATATACCGCTTCCAAAAAACGCAACCGGCGACTATCAATTTGCCATGGTAATCTAGTATAAATAAGGCTAGCAGGAGTAGCAACCCAAATATTTGCTATGTTTAGAGATCGACTACTCTTATGAGTAGGGCAATTATAAAAAGCCGGACAACTTTTCTTCTTTTGTTTTATATCTTCTTCGTTTGGGTTTTCTTCTAACAATTGATGACAAGGTTCTCTTCCAGGTTCAAGATAATAAGTAGTGTTGCTACTCAATCCATTTAAAGGACAACTTGTACTCAGCCAGTCAAAAACATCTAAACTTTCTTCTTGCCATGGGTCCAAACTATTAACTTTATTATTTTGGTGTACTTTTTTAAGCTGCTCTGTTTTATTTGAAGAGCCTAAAATAGGAGCAGCATTAATATTAAGTTTTCTCATAACCTCTACAAAATTTACTACAGAGACAATAGTATCCAAAACTATAGTGATATGTAAGTTGTTTTTTGCAGCCCAAA
The Natranaerofaba carboxydovora genome window above contains:
- a CDS encoding DUF488 domain-containing protein translates to MIIKFIYTLGHSNHPTENLIELLKLHNIQVVADVRRNPFSKFVKQYNRESLKKNLENEEYEYIFLGDIMGGKRSPNDSLNIDKGFKRIYNETEMGKNVALLCAEKDPTRCHRSFLLSPFFVRRGINIYHILASGDLISHQDLEEKMLEEFCPEYKQISLFDNNRSELIQEAFKKRIKTKHKKMF
- a CDS encoding pPIWI_RE module domain-containing protein translates to MSSGNKLIPLSFVPSKDADVYIDFYVLFLPEKWKEKLKSIYQLETGKDYNIPIKSLNSVIRALFPEIIDVNKNAFKKDNYWIISSREINLERFREVIKAWINAEFNNTKPDRVKIIHELIDTTELNWEKEYTSLFNTNTHENGTANPRSYYFKSVPSYLCNKLIGQKLYLNDKILNFEQCDPSTLVSWPPIIYKSSKNEFSYSFFLTFSVETIPYYEKPVILVNPGIKRWVTTSLQNNGYIKLPSKEHITTYLKSSAYWYDEKQSPGFTETSLYLENYGEGKVSWGNKINKILSNLTLNTKLPEPNELIRDPGHYLYNNDPTAAIVYGNALTEIKHRVGTGLSLKDKKEIFEQIDNVFSELESFKENFELNRRKIVTSSTPLRIAPKNLSTKEFEDEDNYKKDSSKRVEPKHSELRQELADNIGGELNFEILHQTDVTKNALEKSIISILGLKDYQTDINGVYKTPEIKVFINKREIGDWADKLDKNSFKKSETERINKITKKASFPQVPTGTLIELDDKDYFGKSDPKSALRKGLAKTKRVSQFITPEYREAEDKKNNLIERSENAVLDLIRQLGVLISPPHVMLKSNDSKLPEEYSIFAICLINLNRRKGKKGESAKIPVAVYMHTGKTEVKISYPGSEGWKNYREGLIDLAKYKADKKLDDKKIIEFISKVINNDAVNAGPSLVLIEASNIRRYWKWVQDKNIRSNELYFDNPKHLKSKNDCPDLRIIRVRAGKETPTWYGENNNRETGFTSGVFEVNKGIYWSIPPKGKTQKGISGKISKIKSPQKTFQANKILEILPAIISPEDSSLEWSTVIHRLRAMSVHYEDSTTLPAPLHLAKKAEEYLL